Proteins from a single region of Salinigranum halophilum:
- a CDS encoding DUF3830 family protein — translation MTPRLELDVGTGETFSGDLLVDDAPESVATLRSFLPHESDLMHVRWSGYAVWVNIDEVELGEVPRENHTVYPSRGDVLLYPGYRNEQEILVACGPTCFKSPAGELAGNHVATLDASREELAALEERTLAEGVQPVTIRLVDD, via the coding sequence ATGACTCCGCGACTCGAACTCGACGTCGGCACCGGGGAGACGTTCTCCGGCGACCTCCTCGTCGACGACGCGCCCGAATCCGTCGCGACCCTGCGGTCGTTCCTCCCGCACGAGTCGGACCTGATGCACGTCCGCTGGAGCGGCTACGCCGTCTGGGTGAACATCGACGAGGTGGAACTGGGCGAGGTGCCGCGGGAGAATCACACGGTGTACCCCTCCCGCGGGGACGTCCTCCTCTACCCCGGCTATCGAAACGAACAGGAGATACTCGTCGCCTGCGGCCCGACCTGCTTCAAGAGCCCCGCCGGGGAGTTGGCGGGCAACCACGTCGCGACGCTCGACGCCTCGCGCGAGGAACTGGCGGCGCTCGAAGAGCGGACCCTGGCGGAGGGGGTCCAGCCGGTGACGATTCGGCTGGTCGACGACTGA
- a CDS encoding SDR family NAD(P)-dependent oxidoreductase, whose amino-acid sequence MTRLAESVALVTGASSGIGNAIATTFGREGANVVVADVRRDPKLEDEESVFDRLDAVDAEYTFVETDVTDEADVQAAVDTAVSTFGGLDVLVNNAGIYYQAPADEAPMADYDAVMDVNVRGVFLCAKHALPHLRERKGKIVNLASIYGLVGGGQSAAYCASKGAVANLTRQMALDYAADEVNVNALAPGIIETAQNAEWRETDPVLLEDWQRRTPWPRFGTPQDVADAALFLASAESDFVTGTVLSVDGGWTAQ is encoded by the coding sequence ATGACACGCCTCGCCGAGAGTGTCGCGCTCGTCACGGGCGCCAGTTCGGGAATCGGAAACGCCATCGCCACGACCTTCGGGAGAGAGGGCGCGAACGTCGTCGTCGCCGACGTCAGGCGCGACCCCAAACTCGAGGACGAAGAATCGGTGTTCGACCGGCTCGACGCCGTCGACGCCGAGTACACGTTCGTCGAGACGGACGTCACCGACGAGGCCGACGTGCAGGCCGCGGTCGACACCGCAGTCTCGACGTTCGGCGGCCTCGACGTCCTCGTGAACAACGCGGGTATCTACTACCAAGCGCCCGCCGACGAGGCCCCGATGGCCGACTACGACGCCGTCATGGACGTCAACGTCCGCGGGGTGTTCCTCTGTGCGAAACACGCGTTGCCGCACCTTCGCGAGCGCAAGGGAAAAATCGTCAACCTCGCGTCCATCTACGGCCTCGTAGGTGGCGGACAGAGCGCGGCCTACTGCGCCTCGAAGGGCGCGGTCGCCAACCTGACCCGACAGATGGCGCTCGATTACGCCGCGGACGAGGTGAACGTCAACGCCCTCGCGCCAGGCATCATCGAGACGGCGCAGAACGCCGAGTGGCGCGAGACGGACCCCGTGCTCCTCGAAGACTGGCAGCGCCGGACGCCGTGGCCCCGGTTCGGCACGCCACAGGACGTCGCCGACGCGGCGCTGTTCCTCGCGAGTGCGGAGTCGGACTTCGTCACCGGGACCGTGCTGAGCGTCGACGGCGGGTGGACCGCACAATGA
- a CDS encoding asparaginase: MAHVTVLGTGGTIASTSKDTGATPELSGADLVEAVPDLERYATLSVEQVAQVPSFDMDFSTVARVGEAAERAVDGGADGVVVTHGTDTMEESAYLLDSTLDVDAPVVFTGAQRRPDQVSPDGPSNLLTAVRAAVHDRLSGAGGVYIAFNEELHAARDVTKTHTSALETFASPNTGPVASFHPGDVRFYREPGRRCVRVPVREPTARVEVVTTGVGVDAAAIDRALAAGVDGLVLEGTGLGNTTSALGDAVGRAVETGVPVVVTSRCGAGAVAPVYGTPGGGATLADQGALSGGDLPPQKARLTLALALTAADTVEDVEPYFAL, encoded by the coding sequence ATGGCACACGTCACGGTACTCGGCACCGGTGGGACCATCGCGAGCACGTCGAAGGACACGGGGGCGACGCCCGAACTCTCGGGGGCGGACCTCGTCGAGGCCGTCCCGGACCTCGAGCGCTACGCGACCCTCTCGGTGGAACAGGTCGCACAGGTCCCGAGCTTCGACATGGACTTCTCGACCGTCGCCCGCGTGGGTGAGGCGGCCGAGCGCGCCGTCGACGGCGGGGCCGACGGCGTCGTCGTCACCCACGGAACCGACACGATGGAGGAGTCGGCGTACCTGCTGGACTCGACGCTCGACGTCGACGCTCCCGTCGTCTTCACCGGCGCACAGCGCCGCCCCGACCAGGTGAGTCCCGACGGCCCGTCGAACCTGCTCACGGCGGTTCGTGCGGCCGTCCACGACCGACTGTCGGGAGCTGGTGGCGTCTACATCGCGTTCAACGAGGAACTCCACGCCGCGCGCGACGTCACCAAGACCCACACGAGCGCGCTCGAGACGTTCGCCTCGCCGAACACCGGGCCAGTCGCCAGTTTCCACCCGGGTGACGTGCGGTTCTACCGCGAACCCGGCCGACGCTGTGTCCGCGTCCCCGTCCGCGAACCCACCGCACGCGTCGAGGTGGTGACGACGGGTGTCGGCGTCGACGCGGCGGCCATCGACCGGGCACTCGCCGCCGGCGTGGACGGCCTCGTACTCGAGGGGACCGGCCTCGGAAACACCACGAGCGCGCTCGGCGACGCCGTCGGCCGCGCCGTCGAGACGGGCGTCCCCGTCGTCGTCACCTCCCGGTGTGGCGCGGGGGCCGTCGCCCCCGTCTACGGGACACCCGGCGGTGGGGCGACCCTGGCCGACCAAGGCGCGCTCTCCGGGGGCGACCTCCCGCCCCAGAAGGCCCGACTCACGCTCGCGCTGGCGCTCACGGCGGCCGACACCGTCGAGGACGTCGAACCGTACTTCGCTCTCTGA
- a CDS encoding substrate-binding domain-containing protein, with product MSRGISRRNFMLHAGVTAGAVGLAGCTGGGNDGGNGGDGGNGGGGGNGGGGGDGGGSGGDGGGASGSRPLKWMGPAWAVRGGQGDKFTEMTGNEIEITTADIPTTQQKLLSGDRETFDAFSLDTSGSGAITKDNDASIPVPTSALDKWDESTVTELFTNPGERVDYLGAQTDTILGELWADEGRTELLFPPHVYNFDAIGLNPKLVDVDAVTKWSALFDDQYSGQVAMGATSAISIPEALMHLLDNGMIDANVGDLNNPTEDQLDAAVDFLIKEKEAGQFRSTWVAYGNSVNLMSSEEAILGDIWQPACLDVRRAGTPCTYATMSDGVQGYRYWYGGIAPVSPGASSRNNVDAVHSLINDVHYGAWFPGFIQGWGYSVPHYPNTDLVRDGSDESGQGMGPEYYDWAYEGTATYQSVAEPGLFDPQTYEWSMEEGSPASDGKARDSGPIEERIDRLGFFQIWPSNADYMLSRWQEFTSA from the coding sequence ATGTCCCGTGGCATTAGCAGACGCAACTTCATGTTGCACGCAGGAGTGACCGCCGGCGCAGTCGGACTGGCCGGCTGTACCGGGGGCGGAAACGACGGTGGAAACGGTGGAGACGGCGGGAACGGTGGCGGCGGCGGAAACGGTGGCGGTGGTGGTGACGGCGGCGGGAGCGGTGGTGACGGCGGCGGTGCGAGCGGGTCGCGCCCCCTGAAGTGGATGGGCCCGGCGTGGGCTGTTCGCGGCGGTCAGGGCGACAAGTTCACCGAGATGACGGGGAACGAGATCGAAATCACGACCGCCGACATCCCGACCACCCAGCAGAAGCTCCTCAGCGGCGACCGCGAGACGTTCGACGCCTTCTCGCTCGACACGTCCGGGTCGGGCGCGATCACGAAGGACAACGACGCGAGCATCCCCGTCCCGACGAGCGCGCTCGACAAGTGGGACGAGAGCACCGTCACCGAACTCTTCACCAACCCCGGCGAGCGGGTCGACTACCTCGGTGCGCAGACGGACACTATCCTGGGAGAGCTGTGGGCCGACGAGGGGCGGACCGAACTCCTGTTCCCGCCACACGTGTACAACTTCGACGCCATCGGGCTGAACCCGAAGCTCGTCGACGTCGACGCCGTCACGAAGTGGTCGGCGCTGTTCGACGACCAGTACTCGGGGCAGGTCGCCATGGGCGCGACGTCCGCGATCTCCATCCCCGAGGCGCTCATGCACCTCCTCGACAACGGGATGATCGACGCCAACGTGGGCGACCTGAACAACCCGACAGAAGACCAGCTCGACGCGGCCGTCGACTTCCTCATCAAGGAGAAGGAGGCCGGCCAGTTCCGCTCGACGTGGGTCGCCTACGGCAACTCCGTGAACCTCATGTCCTCCGAAGAAGCCATCCTCGGCGACATCTGGCAGCCCGCCTGCCTCGACGTCCGCCGCGCGGGGACGCCGTGTACCTACGCCACGATGAGCGACGGGGTCCAGGGGTACCGTTACTGGTACGGCGGCATCGCGCCGGTGAGTCCCGGTGCCTCGTCGCGGAACAACGTCGACGCGGTCCACTCGCTCATCAACGACGTCCACTACGGCGCGTGGTTCCCCGGCTTCATCCAGGGCTGGGGCTACTCGGTCCCGCACTACCCGAACACGGACCTCGTCCGCGACGGCTCCGACGAATCGGGACAGGGCATGGGCCCCGAGTACTACGACTGGGCGTACGAAGGGACGGCGACCTACCAGTCGGTCGCCGAACCGGGCCTGTTCGACCCCCAGACCTACGAGTGGTCGATGGAGGAGGGCTCGCCGGCTTCTGATGGCAAGGCTCGTGACTCCGGTCCCATCGAAGAGCGCATCGACCGTCTGGGCTTCTTCCAGATCTGGCCGAGCAACGCGGACTACATGCTCAGCCGCTGGCAGGAGTTCACTAGCGCCTGA
- a CDS encoding ABC transporter permease has translation MATESASSEQNEPTATGLGRRLSGMGEVAGLITPTVAWFVVFLLAPLVVILYYSFLTYSSFNVINEFTLTAWQSVFEPTIYDVFVRSLLIGVAVTAVTLVFGYPLAYYLRFYTTQNGGILLLLFLVIPFWTSAVVRTIGWYPILGRTGVINQLFIQLGLIDAPLDFLLFSPFSQIVGYLAAYVVFMAAPIYISLSQIDEDLLDASETLRGGPLETFRHVTLPLSMPGVAIGVIFVFVLSIGDFTVPQFLSGGKGTITTLIYLAVNNGLNYPNAAALSISLLVIIFAIVYVLTRFVDISKIAQS, from the coding sequence ATGGCAACCGAATCGGCGAGTAGCGAGCAGAACGAACCGACCGCGACCGGTCTGGGTCGTCGACTCAGCGGAATGGGCGAGGTCGCCGGCCTCATCACCCCCACGGTCGCGTGGTTCGTCGTGTTCCTCCTCGCACCGCTCGTGGTCATCCTCTACTACAGCTTCCTGACGTACTCCAGCTTCAACGTCATCAACGAGTTCACGCTCACGGCGTGGCAGTCGGTCTTCGAGCCGACCATCTACGACGTGTTCGTGCGCTCGCTGCTCATCGGCGTCGCGGTCACGGCCGTGACGCTCGTCTTCGGCTACCCGTTGGCGTACTACCTCCGCTTTTACACCACACAGAACGGCGGCATCCTGCTGTTGCTCTTCCTCGTGATTCCCTTCTGGACCTCCGCGGTCGTCCGGACGATCGGGTGGTACCCCATCCTCGGCCGGACGGGGGTCATCAACCAGCTGTTCATCCAGCTGGGCCTCATCGATGCGCCGCTGGACTTCCTGCTGTTCTCGCCGTTCTCACAGATCGTCGGCTACCTCGCCGCCTACGTGGTGTTCATGGCCGCCCCCATCTACATCTCGCTGTCACAGATCGACGAGGACCTCCTCGACGCCTCCGAGACGCTCCGCGGCGGTCCCCTCGAGACGTTCAGACACGTCACGCTCCCGCTGTCGATGCCCGGCGTCGCCATCGGCGTCATCTTCGTGTTCGTCCTCTCCATCGGCGACTTCACCGTCCCGCAGTTCCTCTCGGGCGGGAAAGGGACCATCACGACGCTCATCTACCTCGCGGTGAACAACGGGCTGAACTACCCGAACGCCGCGGCGCTGTCCATCTCGCTCTTGGTCATCATCTTCGCCATCGTCTACGTCCTGACGCGGTTCGTCGACATCAGCAAGATCGCACAGAGCTGA
- the capA gene encoding caprolactamase subunit alpha encodes MTYRLGIDSGGTFTDFVLAGDGAVEVHKTPSTPSDPSQAVRDGLELVAREHGTDVAGLLAEIDIIIHGTTVATNALIEHTGAKTGLICTAGHEDSLEIRLGHKEDGHRYDMNYPMAEMLVPRHLRVPVRGRILADGSEYEPLNEDDVYAAIERFKSAGVEAVAVSLVWSFENPAHEERIREILAEELPDVFTSLSVDVLPQVREYTRTSTTVVNAYVKPTLDRYVARVDEYLDANGFTGEIRYIQANGGIASSETLRRRPAYAINSGPAGGPAAGLHLGRQFGSEDVITVDMGGTSFDVSLTRDGSTEVRKDFDLMRYRMGLPMLHVETIGAGGGSIASLDRGVLQVGPESAGAEPGPACYDRGGTRPTVTDALMVLGYLNQAELLGGRMPIDSEASANAIEEHVAADSQLDVETAAAGILEIVTKNMVDGIRQVSIEKGHDPRDFTMVCGGGAGPAHATALADELGVGRVLVPKTASVLCAYGEVVSNYKHNRLASYPSRIEDVDADDLEARFADLEAGARDRLATEGIAAEDIELQRVFEMRYRNQIKECEVTMPAVEITDEWLDELRAAFDRRHEELYTYAEPETPVDVINIESVAYGAVTPPDISGGLPTEGTVDDARTGSREAYFEAAGGFTETPVYDGARIPAGAELVGPAIVEETTTTMVVNPGWRARLDDAGVYDLTAEE; translated from the coding sequence ATGACCTACCGACTGGGCATCGACTCGGGCGGCACGTTCACCGACTTCGTCCTCGCCGGCGATGGCGCTGTCGAGGTCCACAAGACACCGTCGACGCCGTCTGACCCCTCGCAGGCGGTCCGTGACGGCCTCGAACTCGTCGCCCGCGAACACGGGACCGACGTAGCGGGGCTCCTCGCGGAGATAGATATCATCATCCACGGGACGACGGTGGCGACGAACGCGCTCATCGAGCACACGGGCGCGAAGACGGGGCTCATCTGTACCGCGGGCCACGAGGACTCACTCGAGATTCGCCTCGGCCACAAGGAGGACGGCCACCGCTACGATATGAACTACCCGATGGCCGAGATGCTCGTCCCCCGCCATCTGCGGGTGCCGGTTCGCGGGCGCATCCTCGCCGACGGCTCCGAGTACGAGCCCCTGAACGAAGACGACGTGTACGCGGCCATCGAACGCTTCAAATCGGCCGGGGTCGAGGCCGTGGCCGTCTCGCTCGTCTGGTCGTTCGAGAACCCCGCACACGAAGAGCGCATCCGCGAGATACTCGCCGAGGAACTCCCCGACGTCTTCACCTCGCTCTCGGTGGACGTCCTCCCACAGGTGCGCGAGTACACGCGGACGAGCACGACCGTGGTCAACGCGTACGTGAAGCCGACACTCGACCGGTACGTCGCACGGGTCGACGAGTACCTCGACGCCAACGGGTTCACCGGCGAAATCCGCTACATCCAGGCCAACGGTGGTATCGCGAGCAGCGAGACCCTCCGCCGGCGGCCGGCGTACGCGATCAACTCCGGGCCGGCCGGCGGCCCCGCTGCCGGCCTCCACCTCGGGCGACAGTTCGGCTCCGAGGACGTCATCACCGTCGACATGGGCGGGACGAGCTTCGACGTGAGCCTCACGCGCGACGGCTCGACGGAGGTCCGGAAGGACTTCGACCTCATGCGCTACCGGATGGGTCTTCCCATGTTACACGTCGAGACCATCGGTGCCGGCGGCGGCTCCATCGCCTCTCTGGACCGCGGAGTCCTGCAGGTCGGGCCCGAGAGCGCCGGGGCCGAACCCGGCCCCGCCTGCTACGACCGCGGCGGCACACGACCGACGGTGACGGACGCGCTGATGGTGCTCGGCTACCTCAATCAGGCGGAACTCCTCGGGGGGCGGATGCCCATCGATAGCGAGGCCTCCGCGAACGCGATCGAGGAACACGTCGCCGCCGACTCACAGCTAGACGTCGAGACCGCCGCGGCGGGCATCCTGGAGATTGTCACCAAGAACATGGTCGACGGCATCCGCCAGGTGAGCATCGAGAAGGGTCACGACCCGCGTGACTTCACCATGGTCTGTGGCGGCGGCGCTGGCCCCGCCCACGCGACCGCGCTGGCCGACGAACTCGGCGTCGGGCGCGTCCTCGTCCCGAAGACCGCGAGCGTCCTCTGTGCGTACGGCGAGGTCGTCTCGAACTACAAGCACAACCGGCTCGCCTCGTACCCCTCCCGCATCGAAGACGTCGACGCCGACGATTTAGAGGCGCGCTTCGCCGACCTCGAAGCAGGGGCGCGAGACCGGCTCGCGACCGAGGGTATCGCCGCGGAGGACATCGAACTTCAGCGAGTGTTCGAGATGCGCTACCGGAACCAGATCAAAGAGTGCGAGGTGACGATGCCGGCCGTCGAAATCACGGACGAGTGGCTCGACGAACTGAGAGCGGCGTTCGACCGCCGCCACGAGGAGCTGTACACCTACGCCGAACCCGAGACGCCGGTGGACGTCATCAACATCGAGAGCGTCGCCTACGGCGCGGTGACCCCGCCCGACATCAGCGGTGGACTCCCCACCGAGGGGACGGTCGACGACGCGCGGACGGGGAGCCGCGAGGCGTACTTCGAGGCCGCCGGTGGCTTCACCGAGACGCCGGTGTACGACGGCGCACGCATCCCCGCGGGCGCTGAACTCGTCGGCCCGGCCATCGTCGAGGAGACCACGACGACGATGGTCGTCAACCCCGGCTGGCGCGCGCGTCTCGACGACGCGGGCGTCTACGACCTGACCGCCGAGGAGTGA
- the capB gene encoding caprolactamase subunit beta: MPETNTRDIDPITLSVVQGGLETAQREMTTTMMHTARSSVLNIARDYSNALFDKEGQMLVQGQDIPIHLGSLMPATKAVIDRFEDDVSPGDVMYHNDPAWSGSHILDCCMYKPVFVDGSVEYWTVSKGHMTDIGGPVPSGYNPDATEIYAEGLRIPPIKLWEGGDLREDVRDLLLANVRSADDWKGDLNAQHGAVQIGERHLHRLVDRYGLDTVNACFDRLLDRAEEAMREEITGIPDGTYEGTVPLEDSGHGLGEVDITARVTITADEAHVELDSPEQLPYYINSYAANSVSGVYLGFMMFMQLDPPYNEGLYRPITVDVGEPGTMTNAQEPAPHVNCTTTPSETITDAVRTALENAEPERAVASWGHTSGVNIAGTRPDGGSTYTTMVLASIISGAGASHDMDGWHSRGPLCCFGALSSGDVEVMEHMYPIVLHRYSLRPDSGGAGRQRGGCGTVWEVEPRDHDMQVIMWGEGRKNETPNALGSYNSLSDPKLGSVEVDRADESVEEYRENTIVTVSPGDRARNYNPGGGGVGDPMTRPVDAVVEDVTHGVVTEAGAEREYGVVVVDGELDEAATEEARAARTDGGARAETPGATDGAEGVDR; the protein is encoded by the coding sequence ATGCCCGAGACGAATACGAGAGATATCGACCCAATCACCCTGTCGGTCGTCCAGGGTGGGCTCGAGACGGCCCAGCGGGAGATGACGACGACGATGATGCACACGGCGCGCTCGTCCGTCCTCAACATCGCCCGTGACTACTCGAACGCCCTCTTCGACAAAGAGGGGCAGATGCTCGTCCAGGGACAGGACATCCCGATCCACCTCGGGAGTCTCATGCCCGCGACGAAAGCCGTCATCGACCGCTTCGAAGACGACGTCTCCCCCGGCGACGTCATGTACCACAACGACCCCGCCTGGAGCGGCAGTCACATCCTCGACTGCTGTATGTACAAGCCCGTCTTCGTCGACGGCTCCGTCGAGTACTGGACGGTCTCGAAAGGTCACATGACCGACATCGGCGGCCCGGTCCCCAGCGGCTACAACCCCGATGCGACGGAGATATACGCCGAGGGGCTCCGCATCCCGCCCATCAAGCTCTGGGAGGGCGGCGACCTCCGCGAGGACGTCCGAGACCTCCTCTTGGCCAACGTCCGCTCCGCCGACGACTGGAAGGGTGACCTGAACGCCCAGCACGGCGCGGTCCAGATCGGCGAGCGTCACCTCCACCGCCTCGTCGACCGGTACGGCCTCGACACCGTGAACGCCTGCTTCGACCGCCTGCTCGACCGCGCCGAGGAGGCCATGCGTGAGGAGATAACGGGCATCCCCGACGGCACGTACGAGGGGACCGTCCCGCTCGAAGACTCCGGTCACGGACTCGGCGAGGTCGACATCACCGCGCGCGTCACCATCACCGCTGACGAGGCCCACGTCGAACTCGACTCCCCCGAACAGCTCCCCTACTACATCAACTCCTACGCCGCGAACTCGGTGTCGGGGGTGTACCTCGGCTTCATGATGTTCATGCAGCTCGACCCACCGTACAACGAGGGGCTGTACCGTCCCATCACCGTCGACGTCGGCGAACCGGGGACGATGACGAACGCGCAAGAACCAGCCCCGCACGTCAACTGCACGACGACGCCGTCGGAGACCATCACCGACGCCGTTCGCACGGCCCTCGAGAACGCCGAACCCGAGCGGGCGGTCGCGTCGTGGGGGCACACGAGCGGCGTCAACATCGCCGGCACCCGCCCGGACGGGGGAAGCACGTACACGACGATGGTGCTGGCCTCCATCATCAGCGGTGCCGGTGCCTCACACGACATGGACGGCTGGCACTCGCGGGGGCCGCTCTGTTGTTTCGGTGCGCTCTCGTCGGGCGACGTCGAGGTGATGGAGCACATGTACCCCATCGTCCTCCACCGCTACTCGCTCCGACCCGACAGCGGCGGCGCGGGCCGCCAGCGCGGCGGCTGCGGCACCGTCTGGGAGGTCGAACCCCGCGACCACGACATGCAGGTCATCATGTGGGGTGAGGGACGGAAGAACGAGACGCCGAACGCGCTCGGCTCGTACAACTCCCTCAGCGACCCGAAGCTCGGCTCCGTGGAGGTCGACCGCGCGGATGAGAGCGTCGAGGAGTACCGCGAGAACACCATCGTCACGGTGAGCCCGGGTGACCGCGCCCGCAACTACAACCCCGGCGGCGGGGGCGTCGGCGACCCGATGACACGTCCCGTCGACGCGGTCGTCGAGGACGTGACACACGGCGTCGTCACCGAGGCGGGTGCCGAACGGGAGTACGGCGTGGTCGTCGTCGACGGCGAACTCGACGAGGCCGCCACCGAGGAGGCGCGTGCGGCACGGACGGACGGCGGCGCACGCGCCGAGACCCCGGGCGCGACCGACGGGGCCGAGGGGGTGGACCGATGA
- a CDS encoding aspartate/glutamate racemase family protein encodes MSDEQSPAIRIKAINPNTTQAMTENIERQANRYTADSTQVTAVSPERGPVSIESYYDDYLAVPGLLEEVLNAADEYDAFVVACWGDPGLEACREVTEKPVVGIAEGSMYVANMLAATWSVATILPRAKHFIEAAVVKTGLSDRCASVRCTDLTVVETEEARDATFEGLLEVSRLAIDEDGAEAICLGCAGMGGLAERLEEELPVPVVDSVGAAAVLAESLVQLGKTTSKVMTYKPPEPKAQRGYADIYQFRDDTPAADD; translated from the coding sequence ATGTCCGACGAGCAATCCCCGGCGATTCGCATCAAAGCCATCAACCCCAACACGACGCAGGCGATGACCGAGAACATCGAGCGGCAGGCCAACCGCTACACCGCCGACTCGACGCAGGTCACCGCCGTCTCGCCCGAACGCGGCCCGGTCAGCATCGAGTCGTACTACGACGACTATCTCGCCGTCCCCGGCCTCCTCGAAGAGGTCCTGAACGCCGCCGACGAGTACGACGCGTTCGTCGTCGCCTGCTGGGGCGACCCCGGCCTCGAAGCCTGCCGCGAGGTGACCGAGAAGCCGGTGGTCGGTATCGCCGAAGGCTCGATGTACGTCGCCAACATGCTCGCGGCGACGTGGTCCGTCGCCACCATCCTCCCCCGCGCGAAGCACTTCATCGAGGCCGCCGTCGTCAAGACCGGCCTTTCCGACCGCTGTGCGTCGGTCCGGTGCACCGATTTGACCGTCGTCGAGACCGAGGAGGCCCGTGACGCCACGTTCGAGGGATTGCTGGAGGTGAGTCGCCTCGCCATCGACGAGGACGGAGCCGAGGCCATCTGCCTCGGGTGTGCCGGGATGGGCGGCCTCGCCGAACGGTTAGAGGAAGAACTGCCCGTTCCGGTCGTCGACAGCGTCGGTGCCGCGGCCGTTCTCGCCGAGTCGCTCGTCCAACTCGGCAAGACCACGAGCAAGGTGATGACGTACAAACCCCCCGAGCCGAAAGCGCAGAGAGGGTACGCGGACATCTACCAGTTCCGCGACGACACGCCCGCGGCCGACGACTGA
- a CDS encoding MaoC family dehydratase → MADDSDHERRLVSGWEGRYYEDFSVGDVYKHPYGRTVTETDNVWFTNVTMNLNPMHFNEAYASTTEFGERLVDGTFVIALVVGMSVIDVSANATANLGYDEVRHHAPVYHGDTLFAESEVLEKRESSSRDHVGIVTTELRAYNQDDVKVISLKRTPMVLKREYAQPSAAKPTGWPEGIGTQPEDLDGE, encoded by the coding sequence ATGGCTGACGACAGCGACCACGAACGGCGACTGGTGAGCGGCTGGGAGGGACGGTACTACGAGGACTTCAGCGTCGGTGACGTCTACAAACACCCCTACGGGCGGACCGTGACCGAGACGGACAACGTCTGGTTCACGAACGTGACGATGAACCTCAACCCGATGCACTTCAACGAGGCGTACGCCTCCACCACTGAATTCGGCGAGCGCCTCGTCGACGGCACGTTCGTCATCGCGCTCGTGGTGGGCATGAGCGTCATCGACGTCTCCGCGAACGCGACGGCGAATCTGGGGTACGACGAGGTCCGTCACCACGCGCCCGTCTACCACGGCGACACGCTGTTCGCCGAGAGTGAGGTGCTGGAGAAACGTGAATCGTCCTCTCGGGACCACGTCGGTATCGTCACGACCGAGTTACGAGCGTACAATCAGGACGACGTGAAGGTCATCTCGCTGAAGCGCACCCCGATGGTGCTCAAACGCGAGTACGCCCAGCCCTCGGCGGCGAAGCCGACGGGATGGCCGGAGGGAATCGGCACCCAGCCCGAAGACCTGGACGGCGAGTGA